In one Rhodanobacteraceae bacterium genomic region, the following are encoded:
- a CDS encoding sigma-70 family RNA polymerase sigma factor yields the protein MIKPSDPSPAGAAEVGEIAETAVDELTAALYPELRRLARRAMRGERGNHTLQTTSLIHEAYLRLADSPLQVLSRAHFLALSARTMRRILIDHARGHDRLKRGGAQVQVSLSEELAVMDVPSLDLLTVDLLLGQLQKMDPRRAALLEMQLFGGLTYPEMAQAVGISEATVHRELRLARAWLQRELQAP from the coding sequence GTGATCAAGCCCTCCGATCCAAGCCCTGCGGGCGCTGCTGAGGTGGGCGAAATCGCCGAGACAGCCGTTGATGAGCTGACCGCGGCGCTATACCCAGAGTTGCGGCGATTGGCTCGACGGGCCATGCGCGGTGAGCGCGGCAATCACACCTTGCAAACCACCTCGTTGATTCACGAGGCCTATCTGCGTCTGGCCGACTCACCGCTGCAGGTGCTCAGCCGCGCGCACTTTCTGGCGCTCAGCGCGCGCACGATGCGGCGGATCCTGATCGATCATGCCCGGGGGCACGACCGACTCAAGCGCGGAGGCGCGCAGGTGCAGGTGAGCCTGAGCGAAGAGCTTGCCGTCATGGATGTGCCAAGCCTGGATCTGCTGACGGTCGATCTTCTTCTGGGTCAACTCCAGAAAATGGACCCACGCCGCGCGGCACTGCTGGAAATGCAGCTGTTTGGCGGGCTGACCTATCCCGAAATGGCGCAGGCTGTGGGGATCTCCGAGGCCACCGTGCACCGCGAATTGCGCCTGGCTCGCGCCTGGCTGCAGCGCGAGCTGCAGGCGCCGTGA
- a CDS encoding serine/threonine protein kinase translates to MTPERWRQVEALFERCAELPEPAREALLNEFAADDAELVGEVRSLLAYDQPADRVQAAIGRAAVEALGSDWHCPGWPVGPYRLIEPIGAGGMGSVWLARRDDQQFDQRVAIKFVASGMGADWEKRFRVERQILARLQHPHIARLLDGGAEDSGRPYLVMEYVDGEPLNTYCDQRQLDLQARLRLFLSVCEAVEYAHTQLVVHRDLKPANILVNAEAGPKLLDFGIAKLILQSGQISPQTRPQQRLMTPDYASPEQLLGQPVSTASDIYSLGVVLFELLCGSRPPSLEGITQSELAQRLMAGTSARPSETLVGAAGEPGSQLAARARARGMRPLLLLRRLRGDLDTIVGKALHLDPQRRYRSAAWLAEDLRRYLDGRPVLARPDGWRYRMGKLLRRHWQGALATTLIVALSVAFVVNVMVQSVRLAAERDRALLAEQRARAVADFLIESFQVADPGQARGETVTVRELLDAGSARIAQELADQPRIQTELMSALGDVYLNLGLYSHAERLHRQAYQRRSATLGDSHPETASSADRLGDTLRTLAQYDESEILLRKALSVRERARPTDLRALADSLNNLGLLLHERGQFAKSEPLLRRAVALRLQVLGSAHELSNVSRVNLALNLRRQGRVEEAKTLLTMVLDHRRRSLGDHYKTAMSAQALATLLTAQGQLDQAEPLLLESLRISRRVLAPQHPQLGNVMAELAYLYHDQLRLIEAEGLYREALENADSAPTPDLRMLAYSTNNYGALLMDLGRLEPAEMLYRRSVALRTQLWGESGSSTLRMRSNLADLWRVSGQPEAAEQSLLEILHTQLQLGEDELAAVADTGHKLALLRADQNRLEEALSDMTLALARLQTSGRTSAGKLALFHADLARLQADSGRAELCAESVRNALTQLGSGQVVPLQAVQVRISQGICEAALGKREQARQTLLAARQQLGPALDNRNRWVALLERRLAAL, encoded by the coding sequence ATGACGCCAGAGCGCTGGCGCCAGGTGGAGGCGCTTTTCGAACGCTGCGCCGAGCTGCCAGAGCCAGCGCGTGAGGCCCTGTTGAATGAGTTTGCTGCCGACGATGCCGAGCTGGTTGGCGAGGTGCGCTCGCTGCTGGCATACGATCAACCGGCTGACCGCGTGCAGGCGGCGATTGGACGCGCCGCGGTTGAAGCGCTCGGCAGTGATTGGCACTGTCCGGGATGGCCGGTCGGGCCCTATCGGCTTATCGAGCCCATCGGCGCCGGCGGGATGGGCAGCGTCTGGCTGGCCCGGCGTGACGATCAGCAGTTCGATCAACGAGTGGCAATCAAGTTTGTCGCTTCGGGCATGGGTGCCGATTGGGAAAAGCGCTTTCGAGTCGAACGACAGATTCTGGCTCGCTTGCAGCATCCGCACATTGCCCGCTTGCTCGACGGTGGCGCCGAAGACAGCGGGCGGCCCTATCTGGTCATGGAGTATGTTGATGGCGAACCGCTGAACACCTATTGCGATCAGCGGCAGCTGGATCTGCAGGCACGACTGCGATTGTTCCTGTCGGTCTGTGAGGCTGTGGAATACGCGCACACTCAGCTGGTGGTTCACCGCGACCTGAAGCCGGCAAACATCCTGGTCAATGCCGAAGCCGGGCCCAAATTGCTTGATTTCGGGATTGCCAAGCTGATCCTGCAGAGTGGCCAGATCAGCCCGCAGACCAGGCCGCAGCAGCGCTTGATGACCCCGGATTACGCCAGTCCCGAACAGCTCCTGGGGCAGCCGGTGAGTACCGCCAGCGATATCTACAGTCTGGGTGTGGTGCTGTTCGAGTTGCTCTGCGGCAGCCGCCCGCCCAGCCTTGAAGGCATCACCCAGAGTGAGCTTGCACAGCGGCTGATGGCGGGCACATCCGCGCGGCCCAGTGAGACGCTGGTCGGTGCCGCAGGCGAGCCAGGTTCGCAGCTGGCGGCACGAGCCCGCGCGCGTGGCATGCGCCCGCTTCTGTTGCTGCGCAGACTGCGTGGCGATCTGGACACCATCGTCGGCAAGGCCCTGCACCTCGATCCGCAGCGCCGCTATCGCAGCGCCGCCTGGCTGGCTGAGGATCTGCGTCGTTATCTCGACGGGCGCCCAGTGTTGGCGCGGCCCGATGGTTGGCGCTATCGCATGGGCAAATTGCTGCGGCGTCACTGGCAGGGTGCTCTGGCGACGACATTGATCGTTGCCCTCAGTGTCGCCTTTGTAGTCAATGTCATGGTGCAGTCGGTGCGCCTCGCGGCGGAGCGTGACCGTGCCTTGTTGGCCGAGCAGCGGGCGCGCGCGGTGGCAGATTTTCTGATCGAGAGCTTTCAGGTGGCTGACCCAGGTCAGGCTCGTGGCGAGACGGTGACGGTGCGTGAGCTGCTTGATGCCGGCAGTGCTCGCATTGCCCAGGAGCTTGCGGATCAACCGCGAATTCAGACCGAATTGATGTCTGCCCTGGGTGATGTCTATCTTAATCTGGGTCTGTACAGTCATGCCGAGCGACTACATCGCCAGGCCTACCAACGGCGATCCGCCACCCTCGGCGATTCACATCCGGAAACGGCCAGCAGCGCCGACCGCCTGGGCGACACGCTGCGCACGCTGGCGCAATATGACGAATCAGAAATCCTGTTGCGGAAGGCACTGAGCGTACGCGAGCGGGCCCGACCGACAGATCTCCGGGCGCTGGCCGACTCCCTCAACAACCTCGGGCTCTTGCTGCATGAGCGAGGTCAGTTCGCCAAGTCCGAGCCTTTGCTCAGACGCGCCGTGGCGCTGCGGCTGCAGGTGCTTGGGTCGGCACACGAATTGAGTAACGTCTCGCGCGTCAACCTTGCACTCAACCTGCGCCGGCAAGGGCGAGTGGAAGAAGCCAAGACCCTGTTGACGATGGTTCTGGACCATCGCCGACGCAGCCTGGGCGATCACTACAAGACCGCGATGAGCGCTCAAGCTCTTGCCACCTTGCTCACCGCGCAAGGGCAGCTGGATCAGGCGGAGCCGCTGTTGCTGGAATCGCTGCGGATCTCCAGACGGGTGCTGGCCCCACAGCATCCGCAGCTGGGCAATGTGATGGCCGAACTCGCCTATCTGTACCACGACCAACTGCGCCTGATCGAGGCTGAAGGGCTGTATCGGGAAGCGCTGGAGAACGCAGACTCGGCGCCCACGCCCGACCTGCGCATGTTGGCCTACAGCACCAACAACTATGGCGCGCTGCTGATGGATCTGGGCCGCCTGGAGCCGGCCGAGATGCTCTACCGACGTTCCGTGGCACTGCGGACGCAACTCTGGGGGGAATCGGGCAGCAGCACCTTGCGGATGCGCAGTAATCTCGCGGATCTGTGGCGAGTTTCAGGTCAACCGGAAGCGGCCGAACAATCGCTGCTGGAGATTCTGCACACGCAGCTGCAGCTGGGAGAGGATGAGCTGGCCGCGGTAGCCGATACTGGACACAAACTGGCTCTGTTGAGGGCCGACCAGAACCGTCTGGAAGAGGCCCTGTCTGACATGACACTGGCGTTGGCGCGACTGCAGACCAGTGGTCGCACGAGCGCCGGGAAACTCGCCCTGTTTCACGCCGATCTGGCGCGTCTCCAGGCCGACAGTGGTCGAGCAGAACTGTGTGCAGAGTCGGTGCGAAACGCCCTGACTCAGCTTGGCAGCGGACAGGTCGTTCCGCTGCAGGCGGTACAGGTCAGGATCAGCCAGGGTATTTGCGAGGCGGCGCTGGGAAAGCGCGAGCAGGCCCGCCAGACGCTGCTTGCGGCCCGACAACAATTGGGGCCAGCGCTGGACAATCGCAACCGCTGGGTGGCGCTGCTGGAGCGGCGGCTGGCGGCCTTGTGA
- a CDS encoding VOC family protein, with protein sequence MFDHVKFGVSNFAVSKAFYLRALAPLGITLVTDWPPNGVELSQPDGVASLCLYETHEKPAHLHLAFVAESREQVQAFHQAALEAGGRDNGGPGIRPQYSGKYYAAFVIDPDGHNIEAVCHEA encoded by the coding sequence ATGTTCGACCACGTCAAATTCGGTGTCAGCAACTTCGCTGTCAGCAAGGCCTTCTATCTGAGGGCGCTCGCACCGCTGGGCATCACGCTGGTGACGGACTGGCCACCGAATGGGGTCGAACTGAGCCAGCCGGACGGCGTGGCCTCGTTGTGCCTTTATGAGACCCACGAGAAGCCAGCGCACTTGCACCTGGCATTCGTTGCCGAAAGCCGCGAACAGGTCCAGGCTTTCCATCAAGCCGCCCTGGAAGCGGGCGGCAGGGACAACGGTGGCCCCGGCATTCGCCCGCAATACAGCGGCAAATACTACGCAGCCTTCGTCATCGATCCGGACGGACACAATATCGAAGCCGTTTGCCACGAGGCCTGA
- a CDS encoding transposase, which yields MTANAADVTQTERLLQGSEVAVYAVAGYSGAEHRVERKDVSWHVAAKRAKVKAITNDVIREATQDLEILKARFQTRVEHPFHVLKRQFGFVKVQIRGLAKNAVQVLTFLALSDLWQARHRLLALTAEVSPAVTE from the coding sequence GTGACGGCGAACGCAGCCGACGTGACGCAGACCGAGCGCCTGTTGCAGGGCAGCGAAGTGGCGGTCTACGCAGTCGCTGGCTACAGCGGTGCCGAACATCGAGTGGAGCGCAAAGACGTTTCCTGGCACGTCGCTGCGAAGCGCGCCAAGGTCAAGGCGATCACCAACGATGTAATCCGCGAAGCCACGCAAGACCTGGAGATTCTCAAGGCGCGTTTTCAGACCCGTGTCGAGCATCCCTTCCACGTGCTCAAGCGCCAGTTCGGTTTCGTGAAAGTGCAGATCCGCGGTCTCGCGAAGAACGCCGTTCAGGTGCTGACGTTTCTTGCGCTGTCGGATCTTTGGCAGGCGCGTCACCGATTATTGGCGCTCACGGCAGAGGTGAGTCCAGCGGTCACGGAATGA
- a CDS encoding pentapeptide repeat-containing protein codes for MLHRILLWSVLVLFSDSPMASPHYQPSATREAAAMMAAQCPGCSVEALNYSGQPLTDMNFAGADLSGADFSNAKLYGVSFAGSNLANANFTGATLAASPNTQSPTSFSLANLSQTNFTGTTISAANFQYSALSCTNFTNASMTGAVVGAALYGLSSTCAPIFTGASVNCNIAEFAGQLNLAQATLPSDCPDSTNSVLAAEVATTAPTWECSGTVPSGFDNWIYVNPSGGSDSNSCTSAGSACASLSGGLAKCPAGASCGVLAYYNAYNVSATLNVGASQGLFGGCLSSGSQPDYYSVIQAGAGTLAGLPIISASAASNAVVSGFHIEAASASGNLSASSVGVLVSDGSSLSLKYVNIIAAQGAAGTAGAAGVPGGSGGAASGQNGGSNSACTTANGGLGGYGMNSNPTVSGNTSVNCSDNFCTGPSSASCNGANGASGASGGQHGNGVCYDFISYQCDDGKGFGGNSGSAGTCGDAGQPSSDVIGSYGSAGWVPSVSGTGVSGGLGDGGGGGGGGGYCTAENLPWYVTSHAGQVGGGGGAGGCGGTGGTGGTQGGASFALVVDDATVAITGVTITGGLGGTGGAGGAGASGGAAGGGAAGATKSGGYSDGGPGAGGMPGGSGGGGAGGNGGPSYGIAYVDGGTRTGATPVFYTGYSGDVGNPTTTPATTGNNCIPNLGIAGKPGRVATEITFSSN; via the coding sequence ATGCTCCACCGAATCTTGCTGTGGAGTGTACTGGTCTTGTTCAGTGACTCGCCGATGGCGAGCCCCCACTATCAGCCTTCCGCGACGCGCGAGGCGGCGGCAATGATGGCGGCGCAATGCCCTGGGTGCAGCGTTGAAGCGCTGAATTACTCCGGGCAACCTTTGACTGACATGAACTTCGCGGGTGCTGATCTTAGCGGTGCGGATTTTTCCAATGCCAAGCTATACGGCGTGAGTTTTGCAGGATCGAATCTGGCCAACGCCAACTTCACGGGCGCTACGCTGGCAGCAAGCCCCAACACCCAATCGCCGACAAGCTTCTCGTTGGCCAACTTGAGCCAAACCAATTTCACCGGGACGACGATCTCCGCTGCGAATTTCCAGTACAGCGCATTGTCCTGCACCAATTTTACCAACGCATCGATGACGGGCGCAGTGGTGGGTGCGGCGCTTTACGGATTGTCGAGTACCTGCGCGCCAATCTTCACCGGCGCCTCGGTGAACTGCAACATCGCGGAATTCGCGGGCCAACTGAATCTCGCGCAGGCGACTCTGCCATCCGATTGCCCGGATTCGACGAACTCCGTCTTGGCCGCTGAGGTAGCGACCACGGCACCAACCTGGGAGTGCAGCGGCACGGTGCCCAGCGGCTTCGACAACTGGATCTATGTCAATCCCAGTGGCGGAAGCGATAGCAATTCGTGCACCAGCGCTGGCAGCGCATGCGCGAGTCTTTCCGGCGGTCTGGCCAAATGCCCGGCAGGAGCGTCTTGCGGCGTGCTGGCCTACTACAACGCCTACAACGTGAGCGCGACGCTCAATGTGGGTGCGTCGCAAGGTCTGTTCGGCGGTTGCCTGAGCAGTGGTTCGCAGCCGGATTATTACTCAGTGATTCAAGCCGGCGCGGGCACGCTTGCCGGATTGCCGATCATCAGCGCTTCGGCCGCCAGCAATGCAGTCGTCAGCGGCTTCCATATCGAGGCGGCCAGCGCCAGCGGAAATCTCAGCGCCTCTTCGGTTGGCGTCCTGGTCAGTGATGGCTCCAGTTTGAGTCTGAAGTACGTGAACATCATTGCTGCTCAAGGGGCTGCCGGTACTGCTGGTGCGGCAGGTGTTCCGGGTGGATCGGGCGGCGCTGCCAGCGGCCAGAACGGAGGCAGCAACTCGGCCTGCACGACGGCCAACGGCGGTCTCGGTGGTTATGGCATGAATTCCAACCCCACCGTTTCTGGCAACACTTCGGTGAATTGTTCTGACAACTTCTGCACTGGCCCCAGCTCAGCGTCCTGCAACGGCGCGAACGGTGCCAGCGGCGCGTCCGGTGGACAACACGGCAACGGCGTTTGCTATGACTTCATTTCCTACCAGTGCGACGATGGCAAGGGCTTCGGCGGAAACTCCGGAAGCGCTGGCACGTGCGGCGATGCGGGTCAGCCGAGCAGCGATGTGATCGGCAGCTATGGCAGTGCGGGATGGGTGCCATCGGTGAGTGGTACCGGTGTGTCCGGCGGTCTCGGCGATGGTGGCGGTGGTGGCGGCGGTGGTGGCTATTGCACTGCTGAAAACCTGCCTTGGTATGTCACATCGCATGCAGGCCAGGTGGGCGGTGGCGGCGGTGCCGGCGGTTGCGGAGGAACCGGAGGGACCGGCGGGACCCAGGGTGGTGCATCGTTCGCGCTGGTGGTCGACGATGCCACGGTGGCAATTACGGGTGTGACCATCACCGGCGGTCTTGGCGGTACCGGCGGCGCCGGCGGCGCCGGCGCGAGCGGGGGCGCTGCTGGCGGTGGCGCGGCGGGCGCAACCAAGAGTGGTGGCTATTCCGATGGCGGCCCCGGTGCCGGTGGAATGCCGGGAGGCTCCGGCGGTGGTGGAGCGGGTGGCAACGGCGGTCCGTCCTATGGCATTGCCTATGTCGACGGCGGCACGCGCACTGGAGCTACACCTGTGTTTTACACCGGGTATAGCGGCGATGTCGGCAATCCGACGACGACACCGGCAACGACGGGCAACAACTGCATCCCGAATCTGGGCATCGCCGGTAAACCGGGGCGTGTGGCAACCGAAATCACCTTCTCCTCGAATTGA
- a CDS encoding pentapeptide repeat-containing protein — MSSTVYAQQISSYACSQVTHSGADYSGRSLVGQNFASHDLSNANFSNADLSGATFESANLTGADFSGATLAQGPEAGESTTFTQANLTNACFDQVAIGGSQGAPGADLQFANLTCTAFTSTDIDGAEFGPSIMTPSPPDSTCRTSFAGTQMTCSFLPQWQLLDLSYADIAACKDQLAGLDLSNALMTGVQFQYMNLTGTNFTNATLNQANLYSATLNSALFNGANLQLATLSSVQAANAQFNNQAQLSGATLAYGNFQEAQFSGAVLQAQDGLPAATLTFAILENANFTDAEMIGVNLSGATLDQSTVMRSATIQNANFSNATLSSIQLPSAKLNGVVFDYADLINASFTGASFLASEGYRAASLVKANLQGADFTQAILNGVNLANSAVALSEGVPLFNVSEDVQGLVGDLNNGYLTAELNASFEENGYALQYCASPALAVVNTSKQWTIRVAGRPAHGHYSAYLLTSIASAGKSTGINVAGLSVADKTEVKLFSVDGNFVDTLNSRQIPRAIFAAFTDNQQSLPPCTDPELTSFRAQQYWTLNTNQVSADAPVVGYVGFRISQLSSTSLKVYGTNVMTVYQGPDGRLTWTPYTVTPTKISADYFDNQTVCPNGVTYGANVQAGVSFEDMMTAPSPPAPPACAPGSGMCK, encoded by the coding sequence ATGAGTTCGACGGTCTACGCCCAGCAGATCAGCTCCTATGCGTGCAGTCAGGTGACCCACAGTGGGGCCGATTACTCAGGTCGTTCGCTCGTGGGTCAGAACTTTGCGTCGCACGATCTGAGTAACGCCAATTTCTCAAATGCTGATCTGAGCGGCGCGACGTTTGAAAGTGCAAACCTGACTGGCGCTGATTTCAGTGGCGCCACGCTGGCGCAGGGACCTGAGGCAGGAGAATCAACCACATTCACCCAGGCGAACCTGACCAACGCCTGTTTCGATCAAGTAGCCATTGGCGGAAGTCAGGGTGCGCCGGGTGCAGATCTGCAATTTGCGAACTTGACGTGCACTGCGTTCACCAGCACCGATATCGATGGCGCGGAATTCGGGCCAAGCATCATGACGCCGAGTCCGCCTGACAGTACCTGCCGCACCAGTTTTGCAGGTACCCAGATGACCTGCAGCTTCTTGCCGCAATGGCAGTTGCTCGATCTGAGCTATGCCGATATCGCGGCTTGCAAAGACCAACTCGCGGGGCTTGATCTCAGCAACGCGTTGATGACCGGCGTGCAGTTCCAGTACATGAATCTGACCGGCACCAACTTCACCAACGCTACTCTCAACCAAGCCAACCTGTACTCTGCCACACTGAATTCGGCACTCTTCAATGGCGCCAATCTGCAATTGGCGACATTGAGCAGTGTGCAAGCTGCAAATGCGCAGTTCAACAATCAAGCGCAGTTGTCTGGAGCCACGCTCGCCTACGGCAATTTCCAGGAAGCGCAGTTCAGCGGCGCCGTGCTGCAGGCGCAAGACGGGCTACCGGCAGCGACCTTGACTTTTGCCATCCTGGAAAACGCCAATTTCACCGACGCAGAAATGATCGGCGTCAACTTGTCGGGGGCTACGCTGGATCAGTCCACGGTGATGCGCAGCGCCACGATCCAGAATGCCAATTTCTCGAACGCAACGCTGTCCAGCATCCAATTGCCTTCGGCAAAGCTCAATGGCGTGGTGTTCGACTATGCCGACCTGATCAACGCGAGTTTCACTGGCGCATCGTTCCTCGCCAGCGAGGGATATCGCGCCGCGTCACTGGTCAAGGCCAATCTGCAGGGCGCAGATTTCACCCAGGCCATCCTCAATGGCGTCAATCTGGCCAATTCAGCCGTAGCGCTGTCCGAGGGCGTGCCCTTGTTCAATGTCTCCGAGGACGTGCAAGGTCTGGTCGGTGATCTGAATAACGGCTACTTGACGGCTGAACTCAATGCCAGTTTCGAGGAAAACGGTTATGCCTTGCAATACTGCGCTTCGCCAGCGCTGGCTGTGGTCAACACGTCCAAGCAATGGACGATCCGTGTCGCCGGCCGCCCGGCACATGGACACTATTCGGCGTATCTGCTGACCAGCATCGCCAGCGCGGGCAAGAGCACCGGGATCAACGTCGCTGGCCTCTCCGTGGCCGACAAGACGGAGGTGAAACTGTTCTCGGTCGACGGCAATTTTGTCGATACGCTGAATTCGCGGCAGATTCCACGCGCGATCTTTGCCGCGTTCACTGACAACCAGCAATCGTTGCCGCCCTGCACGGACCCGGAGTTGACGAGCTTTCGCGCCCAGCAGTACTGGACGCTCAACACCAATCAAGTTTCGGCCGATGCGCCGGTGGTCGGGTATGTCGGTTTCCGCATCAGCCAACTGAGTTCGACCAGCCTGAAGGTCTACGGTACCAACGTCATGACGGTTTATCAGGGTCCCGATGGGCGCTTGACCTGGACCCCCTATACCGTAACGCCGACCAAGATTTCTGCTGATTACTTCGATAACCAGACGGTTTGTCCCAACGGCGTCACCTATGGCGCAAATGTGCAGGCAGGCGTGAGCTTCGAGGACATGATGACTGCGCCTTCGCCGCCAGCGCCACCCGCCTGCGCGCCGGGCTCCGGTATGTGCAAGTAG